A genome region from Pan troglodytes isolate AG18354 chromosome 3, NHGRI_mPanTro3-v2.0_pri, whole genome shotgun sequence includes the following:
- the LOC104006044 gene encoding zinc finger and BTB domain-containing protein 12-like has translation MNKLRAEKWFCDVTIVADSLKFRGHKVILAACSPFLRDQFLLTPSSELQVSLMHSARIVADLLLSCYTGTLEFAVRDIVNYLTATSYLQMEHVVEKCRNALSQFTEPKIGLKEDGVREASLVSSVSANKSLLPPARTPKLAPKPPPPPPLSPPLLRPVKLEFPLDEDLELKAEEEDEDEDVSDICIVKVESALDIAHRLKPPGGLGGGLGIGGSVGGHLGELAQSSVLPSTVAPPQGVVKACYSLSENAEGESLLLTPGGRASVGATSGLVEAAAVAMVARGAGGSQGPLPGSFSGGNPLKNIKCTKCPEVFQGVAKLVFHMRQQHFIFMCPRCGKEFNHSNNLNHHRNVHRGVKSHPCSRCGKCFTQKSTLHDHLNLHSGAQPYRCSYCDMRFAHKPAIRRHLKEQHGKTTAENVLETSVAEINVLIR, from the coding sequence ATGAACAAGCTCCGGGCAGAGAAGTGGTTCTGCGACGTGACCATTGTGGCCGACAGCCTCAAGTTTCGAGGCCACAAGGTCATCTTAGCCGCCTGCTCACCGTTCCTGCGGGACCAGTTCCTGCTTACCCCCAGCTCGGAGCTGCAGGTCTCCCTGATGCACAGTGCACGCATCGTGGCCGACCTGCTTCTCTCCTGCTACACGGGCACCCTGGAATTCGCTGTTAGGGACATCGTCAACTATCTTACAGCCACCTCCTACCTGCAGATGGAGCACGTGGTGGAGAAATGCCGGAATGCCCTCAGCCAGTTCACTGAgcccaaaataggcctcaaagaggatgGGGTCCGTGAGGCTAGCCTTGTGAGCAGCGTCAGCGCCAACAagtccctcctccctccagccaGGACCCCAAAGCTAGCCCcgaagcccccacccccacctcctctaTCCCCTCCACTCCTGCGGCCAGTGAAGCTGGAGTTCCCACTGGATGAGGACTTGGAGCTGAAAGCCGAGGaagaggatgaggatgaggacGTATCTGACATCTGCATCGTCAAGGTGGAGTCGGCCCTGGACATCGCACACCGGCTCAAGCCCCCTGGAGGCCTGGGAGGGGGCCTGGGCATTGGAGGCTCCGTGGGTGGCCACCTTGGGGAGCTGGCCCAGAGCAGCGTGCTCCCCAGCACTGTAGCCCCACCGCAGGGTGTGGTGAAGGCCTGCTATAGCCTGTCGGAGAACGCAGAAGGGGAGAGCCTGCTGTTGACTCCGGGAGGCCGGGCCAGCGTGGGGGCCACCTCGGGCCTGGTGGAAGCAGCAGCGGTGGCCATGGTTGcccggggggcggggggcagccAGGGACCCCTGCCTGGGAGCTTCTCAGGTGGAAACCCCTTAAAGAACATCAAGTGCACCAAGTGCCCGGAAGTGTTCCAGGGCGTGGCGAAGCTGGTCTTCCACATGCGGCAGCAGCACTTCATCTTCATGTGCCCTCGCTGTGGCAAGGAGTTCAACCACAGCAACAACCTCAACCACCACAGGAACGTGCATCGTGGTGTCAAGTCACACCCGTGCAGCAGGTGCGGCAAGTGCTTCACACAGAAGTCCACCCTGCACGACCACCTCAACCTGCACTCGGGAGCGCAGCCCTACCGCTGCTCCTACTGCGACATGCGCTTCGCCCACAAGCCTGCCATTAGGCGGCATCTCAAGGAGCAACACGGCAAGACCACGGCCGAGAACGTGCTGGAGACCAGTGTGGCCGAGATTAATGTCCTCATCCGCTAG
- the UBE2K gene encoding ubiquitin-conjugating enzyme E2 K isoform X3 produces MTLRTVLLSLQALLAAAEPDDPQDAVVANQYKQNPEMFKQTARLWAHVYAGAPVSSPEYTKKIENLCAMGFDRNAVIVALSSKSWDVETATELLLSN; encoded by the exons ATGACTCTCCGCACGGTATTATTGTCATTGCAAGCACTATTGGCAGCTGCAGAGCCAGATGATCCACAGGATGCTGTAGTAGCAAATCAG TACAAACAAAATCCCGAAATGTTCAAACAGACAGCTCGACTTTGGGCACATGTGTATGCTGGAGCACCAGTTTCTAGTCCAGAATacaccaaaaaaatagaaaacctatgTGCTATGGGCTTTGATAGG AATGCAGTAATAGTGGCCTTGTCTTCAAAATCATGGGATGTAGAGACTGCAACAGAATTGCTTCTGAgtaactga